One stretch of Salarias fasciatus chromosome 19, fSalaFa1.1, whole genome shotgun sequence DNA includes these proteins:
- the zdhhc22 gene encoding palmitoyltransferase ZDHHC22: MFTRMLKLRLLNAVAPAYFFTATAVTFILHFGFFVPTIFPNPDMSLRGSTALHTALFLFLMFNALGNYVMTIRYPAESANETAIPVCSPHCSDKVDAHYLLNGRHFCKLCKKVILKRDHHCFFTGNCIGNRNMRYFIMFCIYTSCVCLYSLVLGVAFLTVEYSISFQNPLTFLTLLPLSTGYFFMGTVSGLQLFLVLMLYVWLGIGLVCAGFCCQQVLLVARGQTWCQLQRGQLVENCSPWRANLKDVFGTRWILGLVLPVQTVETSPDGTDPPKQD; the protein is encoded by the exons ATGTTCACCAGGATGTTGAAGCTGAGACTCCTGAACGCCGTGGCCCCGGCCTACTTCTTCACGGCCACGGCGGTCACCTTCATCCTGCACTTCGGCTTCTTCGTGCCGACGATCTTCCCGAACCCGGACATGTCCCTGAGGGGCTCCACCGCCCTCCACACGGCtctgttcctcttcctcatgTTCAACGCCTTGGGGAACTACGTCATGACCATCAGATACCCCGCCGAGAGCGCCAACGAGACGGCCATCCCCGTGTGCTCGCCGCACTGCTCGGACAAGGTGGACGCCCACTACCTCCTGAACGGCCGCCACTTCTGCAAGCTGTGCAAGAAGGTCATCCTGAAGAGGGACCACCACTGCTTCTTCACGGGGAACTGCATCGGGAACAGGAACATGCGCTACTTCATCATGTTCTGCATCTACACGTCGTGCGTGTGCCTGTACTCGCTGGTGCTGGGCGTGGCCTTCCTCACCGTGGAGTACTCCATCTCCTTCCAGAACCCGCTGACCTTCCTCACCCTGCTGCCCCTCTCCACCGGGTACTTCTTCATGG gGACGGTGTCGGGCCTGCAGCTGTTCCTGGTGCTGATGCTGTACGTGTGGCTGGGCATCGGCCTGGTGTGCGCCGGTTTCTGCTGCCagcaggtgctgctggtggcccgGGGCCAGACCTGGTGTCAGCTGCAGAGGGGCCAGCTGGTGGAGAACTGCAGCCCCTGGCGAGCCAACCTCAAGGACGTGTTCGGGACGCGCTGGATCCTCGGCCTCGTCCTGCCCGTGCAGACGGTGGAGACGAGCCCCGACGGCACGGACCCCCCCAAACAGGACTGA